Proteins co-encoded in one Candidatus Thiodictyon syntrophicum genomic window:
- a CDS encoding toll/interleukin-1 receptor domain-containing protein, with translation MTLESSKRFRVALSFPGEQRPFVARVAERLATDLGRQAVLYDAWCEAEFARSDLDTYLQSLYHDHCELIAVLLCADYERKEWCGLEWRAVRDLIKLRRADSVMPLRLDDTAIPGLFSIDGSVWIGKRSSAEIAEVILERLRLLDQGRAPGAAPPGGAGTPASARGWPARLGPWFRAWRFRLIATLAILLALGGLGVWFGAGPHPELAGTILDGAGRPIPGVTVALPEQGLHTQTDALGRFTLEVPGRGEQQVQLIATGPGLAPHRQYVLTGSRRLSFIMRPE, from the coding sequence TTGACCCTGGAGTCGTCCAAGCGCTTCCGCGTTGCACTCTCCTTCCCCGGCGAGCAGCGCCCCTTTGTCGCCCGCGTCGCGGAGCGGCTGGCCACGGACCTGGGACGCCAGGCGGTCCTCTACGACGCCTGGTGCGAGGCCGAGTTCGCCCGCTCGGACCTGGACACCTATCTCCAGTCCCTCTACCACGACCACTGCGAGCTGATCGCCGTCTTGCTCTGCGCGGACTACGAGCGCAAGGAGTGGTGCGGGCTGGAGTGGCGCGCCGTGCGCGATCTGATCAAGCTCCGCCGGGCGGACTCGGTCATGCCGTTGCGCCTGGATGACACGGCGATCCCCGGGCTCTTTTCTATTGATGGGTCCGTCTGGATCGGCAAGCGCTCGTCGGCCGAGATCGCCGAGGTCATTCTGGAGCGCCTGCGCCTCTTGGACCAGGGGCGGGCGCCGGGCGCAGCGCCACCCGGAGGGGCCGGGACCCCGGCGTCGGCCCGCGGCTGGCCGGCGAGGTTGGGACCTTGGTTCCGGGCTTGGCGGTTCCGGCTGATCGCGACCCTGGCGATCCTCTTGGCCCTGGGCGGCCTCGGGGTCTGGTTTGGCGCCGGGCCTCATCCGGAGTTGGCCGGGACCATCCTGGACGGCGCCGGTCGGCCCATCCCCGGCGTCACTGTCGCCCTGCCCGAACAGGGCTTGCATACCCAGACCGACGCGCTGGGTCGCTTCACCCTGGAGGTGCCGGGCCGCGGAGAGCAGCAGGTCCAACTCATCGCCACCGGCCCGGGGCTCGCGCCCCACCGTCAATATGTCCTGACCGGCAGCCGACGCCTGAGTTTCATCATGCGGCCGGAGTGA